In Carya illinoinensis cultivar Pawnee chromosome 10, C.illinoinensisPawnee_v1, whole genome shotgun sequence, one DNA window encodes the following:
- the LOC122279725 gene encoding transcription factor JUNGBRUNNEN 1-like — MEAQKRMSASDHLVDDKNDGGFLPGFRFHPTDEELVGFYLPRKVEKKLINLDLIKQIDIYKHDPWDLPKVGSANGDQKEFYFFCRRGKKYKNSIRPNRVTRSGFWKATGIDKPIYSHVEGSAQECIGLKKSLVYYRGKAGKGGTKTDWMMHEFRLPASKSTNLITNPKNSTQEAEVWTLCRIFKRDVSNKKHASEWQKNNPKRNLGYSSSITCSSESNNITGESNSSFGALAAEIGNKGRPMISSSTDDHPMDEKNNMSFARQRILTGQVPYNMASCLSVTNPNDEDHREISCKEGNWDELMPVVEFAINPSLLYSFR, encoded by the exons ATGGAGGCCCAAAAAAGGATGAGTGCTTCTGATCATCTAGTTGATGACAAGAACGATGGAGGGTTTCTTCCAGGGTTTCGATTCCATCCTACAGATGAAGAGCTTGTCGGATTTTATCTTCCAAGGAAGGTGGAGAAGAAGCTTATTAATCTTGACCTCATCAAACAAATTGATATATACAAGCATGACCCCTGGGATcttccaa AAGTTGGTAGCGCTAATGGAGATCAGAAAGAGTTCTACTTCTTCTGCAGAAGAGGAAAAAAGTACAAGAACAGCATAAGACCCAACAGGGTGACAAGATCTGGCTTTTGGAAAGCCACAGGAATCGACAAGCCAATATATTCTCATGTTGAAGGAAGTGCTCAGGAATGCATTGGTCTGAAGAAGTCATTAGTTTATTACAGAGGAAAAGCTGGTAAAGGTGGCACTAAAACTGATTGGATGATGCATGAGTTCCGTCTCCCAGCCAGCAAAAGCACCAACCTTATAACTAACCCAAAGAACTCTACCCAAGAAGCT GAAGTTTGGACACTTTGTCGGATTTTTAAGCGAGATGTTTCTAACAAAAAGCATGCTTCAGAGTGGCAAAAGAACAACCCTAAACGAAATCTGGGTTATTCGAGCTCAATAACATGCAGTTCTGAGTCCAACAACATTACAGGCGAGTCAAATTCGAGCTTTGGAGCTTTGGCTGCTGAGATTGGAAATAAGGGGAGACCCATGATCAGTAGTAGTACTGATGATCATCCTATGGACGAAAAGAACAATATGTCATTTGCACGACAGCGGATCTTGACAGGTCAGGTTCCGTataatatggcatcatgtttaAGCGTCACGAACCCAAACGATGAAGATCATCGCGAAATATCATGTAAAGAGGGAAACTGGGATGAGCTGATGCCAGTTGTTGAGTTTGCTATTAACCCATCACTGCTATACAGTTTTAGGTAG